The following coding sequences lie in one Chionomys nivalis chromosome 8, mChiNiv1.1, whole genome shotgun sequence genomic window:
- the LOC130879217 gene encoding stearoyl-CoA desaturase 2 — protein MPAHILQEISGSYSATTTITAPPSGGQQNGGEKFEKSPHHWGADVRPELKDDLYDPSYQDEEGPPPKLQYVWRNIILMALLHLGALYGITLIPSCKVYTCLFAYLYYVISALGITAGAHRLWSHRTYKARLPLRLFLIIANTMAFQNDVYEWARDHRAHHKFSETHADPHNSRRGFFFSHVGWLLVRKHPAVKEKGGKLDMSDLKAEKLIMFQRRYYKPGLLLMCFILPTLVPWYFWGETFLNSLCVSTFLRYAVVLNATWLVNSAAHLYGYRPYDKNISSRENILVSMGAVGEGFHNYHHAFPYDYSASEYRWHVNFTTFFIDCMALLGLAYDRKKVSKAAVLARMKRTGDGSCKSG, from the exons ATGCCGGCCCACATACTGCAAGAG ATCTCTGGCTCTTACTCAGCCACCACCACAATCACAGCGCCTCCCTCTGGGGGACAGCAGAACGGAGGAGAGAAGTTTGAAAAGAGCCCTCACCACTGGGGAGCAGATGTTCGCCCTGAATTAAAAGATGACTTATATGACCCTAGCTACCAGGATGAGGAGGGGCCCCCGCCTAAGCTGCAGTACGTCTGGAGAAACATCATCCTCATGGCCCTGCTGCACTTGGGGGCCCTGTATGGGATCACACTGATTCCCTCCTGCAAGGTCTACACCTGCCTCTTCG CATATTTGTACTATGTCATCAGTGCCTTGGGGATCACGGCCGGGGCCCATCGCCTGTGGAGCCACCGAACTTACAAGGCTCGGCTCCCCCTGAGGCTCTTCCTCATCATTGCCAACACCATGGCTTTCCAG AATGATGTGTATGAATGGGCTCGAGATCACCGCGCCCACCACAAGTTCTCAGAAACACACGCTGACCCTCACAATTCCCGGCGtggctttttcttctctcacGTGGGCTGGCTGCTTGTGCGCAAACACCCGGCCGTCAAAGAGAAGGGCGGAAAACTGGACATGTCTGACCTAAAAGCCGAGAAGCTGATCATGTTCCAGAGGAG GTACTACAAGCCCGGTCTCCTGCTGATGTGCTTCATCCTGCCCACACTGGTGCCCTGGTATTTCTGGGGTGAAACTTTCCTCAACAGCCTGTGTGTCAGCACCTTCCTGCGCTATGCCGTGGTGCTCAACGCCACCTGGCTGGTGAACAGTGCCGCCCACCTCTATGGCTATCGCCCCTACGACAAGAACATTAGCTCTCGGGAGAATATCCTGGTTTCCATGGGAGCCGTGG GCGAGGGCTTCCACAACTACCACCACGCCTTCCCCTACGACTACTCTGCCAGTGAGTACCGCTGGCACGTCAACTTCACGACATTCTTCATCGACTGCATGGCTCTCCTGGGCCTGGCTTACGACCGGAAGAAAGTGTCTAAGGCCGCTGTCTTGGCCAGGATGAAAAGAACTGGAGATGGGAGCTGCAAGAGTGGCTGA